A portion of the Anthonomus grandis grandis chromosome 19, icAntGran1.3, whole genome shotgun sequence genome contains these proteins:
- the LOC126747391 gene encoding uncharacterized protein LOC126747391, giving the protein MPPIRPFNCSDNLCQSFKLDSVNLKRNEYASNCLSERFLNSRTRLLRAFEGRAESSRISGKFGLDGKQGEISVKTYSKSRISRNYVGHRKLCIFPTSEKGTFNKKRLKSHPDRQDLELGHSKKITGKAKFRLLHNSPGKIAFKVPSESGKHSARKSKTKELSNPFKSLGRLHVVARDLQETRPLLTFRETVNITADASDIGWGAHINGRLISGIWDINQRFWHINKKELYAVLRTFQLELHILKNKRVLVQSDNKTVVAYIRNQGGTRASLLTEMVSCLLEMCQEHQIDIVPQFIPGVYNDIADSLSRQKHLADWHLSEKVTRLIFVKWGTPEVDLFATRKSRVVQNYVSRDVKDSMALFTDAFSRA; this is encoded by the coding sequence ATGCCTCCCATTCGGCCTTTCAACTGCTCCGATAACCTTTGCCAGAGTTTCAAACTGGATAGCGTCAATCTTAAGAGAAATGAATATGCGAGTAATTGTCTATCTGAACGATTTCTTAATAGCAGAACAAGACTTCTTAGAGCTTTTGAAGGACGCGCAGAAAGCAGTAGAATTTCTGGAAAGTTTGGGTTGGATGGTAAACAAGGAGAAATCTCTGTTAAAACCTATTCAAAGTCTAGAATATCTAGGAATTATGTGGGACACCGCAAACTATGTATCTTTCCTACCTCCGAGAAAGGTACTTTCAATAAGAAAAGACTTAAATCTCATCCTGACAGGCAAGATCTGGAATTGGGACACAGCAAAAAGATTACTGGGAAAGCTAAATTTCGCCTCCTTCACAATTCCCCTGGGAAGATTGCATTCAAGGTCCCTTCAGAGAGCGGCAAACATTCTGCCAGAAAGTCAAAAACGAAAGAGCTTTCCAATCCCTTCAAAAGCCTTGGAAGACTGCATGTGGTGGCTAGAGATCTACAGGAAACCCGTCCTCTTCTCACTTTCCGAGAAACTGTGAATATCACCGCAGATGCCTCCGATATCGGCTGGGGTGCACATATAAATGGTCGGCTGATCAGCGGCATTTGGGACATAAATCAAAGATTCTGgcatataaacaaaaaagaactaTATGCAGTCCTGAGAACATTTCAATTAGaacttcacattttaaaaaacaaaagggtATTGGTTCAGTCCGACAACAAGACGGTTGTTGCTTACATAAGGAACCAGGGCGGAACAAGGGCTTCCCTACTTACAGAAATGGTATCTTGTTTGCTGGAAATGTGTCAAGAACATCAGATCGATATAGTACCCCAATTCATTCCCGGGGTCTACAACGACATTGCCGACAGCCTTTCTCGGCAGAAACATCTAGCCGATTGGCACCTATCAGAGAAAGTTACTAGATTAATTTTCGTCAAATGGGGCACTCCGGAAGTGGACCTGTTCGCAACGAGGAAGTCGAGAGTAGTACAGAATTACGTCTCCAGAGATGTGAAGGACAGCATGGCTCTGTTCACGGACGCTTTCAGCAGGGCTTAG